gttcctttaacaatgctttagcttgcacATATCCTCTTTGTGCATCCATGTGCTGGCAACTGCGCACAAGTTCCTTAGGTTGACCTTGTGTGTACTGTTCCAGAAAGTACAAACGATCTCGATAATTGTTGGTTTTGTCCTCTATTCCATGTTCCAATGCTCTGATGAAAGTTCTATATTGCAAAGGATTACCATCAAACACATGAATATCTCTTTGAGGCAGTGTGctggattgttgttgttgtacaagaAGAGCAGtaatctcattttgtttttgcataataCTGCAGATGTTTGAAGTTGATGTTCCATTGCTGTTCGGCATTACAtttgatgtttgcatttgtgacaCAGAATGAAGATCAGATTGCAGTGCACTGTCAGTTTGCTGAACCACATTCCTTTGGTTTGCTTGCTGGAAACAATTCCTTGGTCTATATTCCTCAACATGAGGGTTAAGAATAACTTCTTTGCCACCCATTGTAGTTCCTTTATCATAATATGCATTCATACCATCAGAAAAGGTTTTACGATGCTGGCCGTCAGAATTGTTTAAAACCGCAATTTTAGCACTAACAGCAGCAATATCTGCATCAATATCCATTTGCTCTTGTCTTTGCCTCAGTTGTTCCTGTTGTACCTCCAAGGCATGCTGTTGTACCTCCAAGGCATGTTGTTGTACCTCCAAGGCATGTTTCTCCTTTAAAGCAGTTGCACGTGCAATTAATGCAGCCTTTTCTGCCTCTGCTATAATTCGtgctgaagaagcagaagatctCCCAGTACGCACACTGCTAGAACTTTTCCTACTGGATGGTTTAGTTGACACTCGTGAGGAAATATTTGAAACGCTATCATTTGGTTCAATGTCATCTTGACAAGCATTGTCATCAACACCAGAACATGAAACTTGACTTTCAGTACTCAACCATTTTTGAACATCATCTTTAAACCCATTATAAATTAACATCTTTCCATTGAACCAtgtttgttgtctttccttttcttcattggGCAAAATAACCATCACAgaattgtgcatttcttttgcttcatcACACAGCTTTATGAATTTCTCAAAAGAACATTGCACTTCCTTTTCATACTCTCGGTTAGACATAAAATCTCTTATGATAACCATCAagttgtttgctttatttaatttagtctttcttgttttctgcaACGTTTCCAATTTTTCTAGTAATGCCCTTGGAGTAAGTTTGATGCCCCGTTTTTCTTTCACCGACTCCATTTCAACTCTCTCACCCGGCACATTAGTCTCTGGTGGTTTACCAGCAGCCATAAAATCTTCACAATTACTCACACTCATTTTCACAGAGTGTTGAGTTCGTTCAACTTGTCAGTAACTGTAAACTTAAGCAACCAACACATTGGATTTATGCTATTAAAGGTGTGCACACAAGAGCCATTCATAGGTAGCACTACACATACCTTGAATTAATTTGCTTGCTTCGTCGCGACTGGTCCTTGATTCATACGTCCAATTATATCCAAATCCACAGCGGAATCCAGTGCTTAGTTCAAAAAAAGTTCCAAAGCGATGCGTGATAATCCACAAAGAAGTAGTTTTTGACAAAGTGTAGCGACAAATTACCATCATGTCACTAGTTAGAGGtgtttgtagggctatctgacgcgtggttccaaacaaatccacttccagtccaatactgcatatatcttctttattttggctcggttctgatgctcaaacatacTGCAATCCATAGTTATGGTCCACCATGATTCTTGATCCTCACGActgatcctcacggtcaaaaactgtttgcttccccattaCACCtggcctcccctgctctctgattatctatttACCttacccatactccacccagtgttctccagtggaactacaacagccaattgagagcataatggctcttacagcCAGTATGCTGTGTGGTTGGAGCGAAGAGGGAGGGGCCTTTCAGTCAAGTAAATATCCTTTCAGATAATCCAAACTCATCCAACAACGTACGGGAGAATACACTGAGAACATTTACTGTCCCCCTGCCGATTGATGTAAAGGAACCGTGCTCTCACATTTGAGACAGCACACTCAGTACACCGTAAACACAGACCTGATGCTGATACACTGATGAATCCACCAAAAGGTCTCAAACATGAAGAGACGGGAATTCTCGATAAAATCCCAGAGGCAAGCGACCAGGAAGAAGTCTTTAACGAGAACCTGGAGGAAATGACAAGGTGTTCCTCGAGTCATTAGTTCTAGTCCCCAGCCGGCATATTTTCCAACTCATGCATATATGCAGTTATCTTCAAAAGGTATGTACGTATAGCTATAATTAAGCCACATCCATGCTATACTGGGAGGGTAAGTATACAGGAGTACATAATAGCGCTGCACAAAAACCACATACGATGCTCTGCAGACGATCTGCTGCCAGCAGCCTGTTTTGCCAGTTTCCAGCCATTGGTTTATCCACCCAAAGTGTCAGGGTCAAAACTATGTTGTTTGGATGATTGGGATTTCTGTGTCCAAACTACCAATCCTAAAAAAAGGACATAAGCTGTACCGTCATACAGGCAGATTTTCCTCATTGAAATGCACAGTTATGCATGGAAGTGCTTCCAAAGCTCCTCAGGTTACCTGCTGCACAGCAGCTTCCTGCAGTGTGACTGCAAAGCTTAAATTGCGTGCTGCTCAGAATGAAACCTTTATTCTCTTTTATTTCTAACTTTGGATAAGTTGAGCGCGCTCATGAGTATTACTGCTCCAATGATTTCAAATCCACCACTagcacgcaaaaaaaaaaaaaactcgcagTGTTGTTCTCCCAAACGTAACGTGGCGTACAAACAAAAGAGACCACGAAGAAGCACAAACCAACCCCCTCCATGCCGTGAAGGAGTCGCAATGAACTGTTTCTCTTATTCATAGACAGTTCTTTTTACCTTCAAAAGcccttaaagaaagaaaaagtaatgATCAAATGGGGCATCATGAAACAAAGGTTGATTACTTATATCACTATTACTATATGTTGTTATAATGAACTTAAGGCTACGCATCCTGCCCCTTACTGCATGTCTTATATTTCAGTGCTGCTTAGATCCATGAAATGAAAGCTCAACATTTAACAGgatcagaatcagaatgaaAATCAATAATGAGTGCCATTGATCACTGAGGGTTGTGTCAACACTGAATTAAGGAAACCTTTCTGATGCTTTAATTAATAATACTACAGCATCAATAGCCAGTTTAAATGAACGGTTATATCGTCaagctatataaataaataggttAAACAGGACATTCTCAACATAATTATGATGTGTAATTCAAAAaggtttttcaaaatgaaaagttataaattaTGCAGATTAAGGTAATTGTGCGTGTCAGGTTTAAACCACTCAGAACAAACTAAAGAACTGTTTGTACCGAGGGGTCCGTTggctaaaaaataaaagaagtcaAAATACGAATGCTCTAAGctgtaaatatgtaatgtataCATCATCATTGGCTGAGTACATCAACCACTTTTTTGCTAATTGGATGATGTACTTTGGGAAAAAGCAGAGCTGCTGATTGTGAGACTAGTTTTTGAGGAGGTTTTGTTGTATTTGAGCTGGAACTTTAACACATCCAAGCCTCATTCACGCTGATTAAAAttactcttcttcttttcacaaACACCAGAAGATTACTGTTACACAACGACATGCTAGGATACTGTATTTCTCCACAAACACATCACCTTTCAGAATCATGAAGCGATCACCCGAGccataaggtgtgtgtgtgggaggttaAGTTGAGATGTCTCTATCCGGTATGAAAGCAATAAACACAGCGACATCAATTGATGGATTAATGAATATATTAACGTCTGGGATTTTGAAAGATCTGACACCATTCTTTTAGAAGGAGCTGTTATTGTGtaagaaataaaagtattttccgCTTAGCTGTCATAAACACATAAAAGCGGAGCATAAACGTTACAAATTCAATCGTTTCAAGAAATTTAGGCAAACCGGGTCCACATTAATACACAACATCAATCCAAAAAGTTACTTCACACAAAAGGAGACAGTCATTAAAAGAAGATAATAATAACTTGTTTTTACAAGTGATCTCTAGAGGGAAATTGaacaaaaacatgtaaactcAAATTCCCTTAACGATTAAAAGCCAGCAGATTCAACGAGAGCTCGCACTCTGTATCTGACAGGATGGTTGAGGCCGTCGCAATCATGGCTTAAATTACACAAGTAACAGCCAACTGATGGGGTGCTGAGAGAATGTGCAAAGTGATCCCCTGACACACAACTAACCAAACAGACACTGCAGTGTCTCCAAGCCCCAGACAGCTGTTACGCtttgaaaatcaaaacatacaGAGGCAGCAAATCAGGCCAGACATGGATTTGCTGAGGCTGAATGGCTGCAAAGTTGAATGCTTTGGGCTCAGGAGATCAGCGTGCCATAGCTGAGGGAAGCTTCATATAACCCCCTCCGTCCAGGGAGACAGCTCACTTCCATGAGGGGTTGATTCGGGCCTGTGCACCGTGACAAACGCACACTGTCAGGCAGAAGAAATTTCAGGAAGCTATCCCCACCGACACTCCTTCTGAGCGGCGTCAAATCCAAAGTCCACATAAGGCCCTCCAAAAGACAGTTCAACCACTGCCGTCAGCGATGCACAATTGCCCTTAATACAGGAAAAAAATGTCCTATATGCCTGCAATGTGCACAAGCAGGACACATGCAGCAGACATGCCATCGTCGTGAATCCAATAAGACAAAGTTTAGCGTGTTGTCGGCAGCTGCTGGAGTGTCCTCTGAGGAGCCCGTGAATATCCCAGCTAGGTTCGCTGGGGGAATGTCCCAAAGTTGAGGTGCTTGTGCAGGGTAAGTCAATCCCCTGCATTCTGGATACTGGCTCCCAACTGGTTAACCCTTAAGGCAGCCAATGTCTTTGTGGGGTATGTACTATTGGACTGAGGTCGGTGCAGTAGTAATGTTAGAGAAGGGAGTGGTGATCGTACAAGACAGTTATTTATCACCAGACTATGGGATAGTTGGTATGAATGTAGTGCAACATGGTTGGGAGGGCCTACAGCAACAAGGGTGACATCAGCTAACACTGTTACACAAGTCCACTCTCCCCAAGGTCGCAACCGTGGCATCTGACCGAGCGTTTGCAGCATGCTGACGAGTGAGAATGGAAAAGGACCAGGACATGGCCTCCTCCGAACACACCACTTTGGTCACCCCAAAGTTTAATTATAAAAAGTATGGGGGCCGGTCATTTGCCATCCAGGGACCTGAGCTGCGGAACGCACTTCCAGCTCACCTGCAAAGCATCACGGTGTTAAGTGCTTTTAAATCACAGTTGAAAACACATCTAATCAGACAAGCTTTTAATACGTAGGTGGAAAAAAGATGGCTCCTGGAGGTTTTAGGTTGACTACCGGAAACGTAATGCTGTCACGCACAAGGATGCCTGTCCACTCCCTCGGATTGAGGAGTCCCTGACCAGCTTGAAAAGAGCCGAGTGCTACTCTACACTGGACCTGGCAAGCAACTACTGGTTGAGGTCAGGCCAGCGGGCAAGGAGAAGACTGCCTTCACGACCTGGATGGTAAACGAGAGAGATTCGGTTTGGGCTGTGTAACGCCCCAGCTACCTTTCAGCGGTTAAAGCCTCTTCCTGTTTTTGACCAACGAGTCCCCCTTTATTGGGTAATGCAGAAAAGGTGTACAATATTTCTATGAATTGatagtgtaaaaaaaaggaaataaagaaaactttGGCAGGGACGTTGAAAGTAGTTGCTCTATCCATTGTGTGAATAATGAGGACATCGGTGGGTGTTGGAAGTTTTAAGATTCTGAGACCACAGTCCAGCTGGCTTTGAGCGGCAGATGGTTGttatggaaataaaaacacagtggGCAACCCacattcaaattttaaaaatgtgtgtggctacgtttaacatttcaacatttacattgtgTTTCTCCGAAAGGTAGTTGAAGAGCATCCGTCCATCTCTTATGATTAACTAAAACAAAGGGGCCATCAACAATCTGCAGATGCTTTCACACATATAACAATATTGTCAGTGTAATATGACGAGTGAGAATATTACCTCAGTCGATTGGAGCCTGTGGACTGCATCTGTCGAGTCGTCTCTGGGTCTTCAAACATCTTGAGGATTGACTTGGAGCTGCTTCAGTTGGGCCACAAAAGTCATTTTCTGACCAGATCAATCACAACCCAGATCATCTATTAAAGTATGGCTCTTACAGTATAGGATTTCATTTCTACAGATAATTGTACACATCCATTGCAAAATCCACCATATTGGTCTCGCTATAAAACATCTTAGTACATTTATAAAGTTTATATGTTGTCAGGTGCTATCTGTGTGAGACTGctggctagctaacgttagccgggTGAGGCTGAGTCTGTGCGATGTCACAAATCATAAAAGTGGTCTTTGTGAGAATTATCTTGCTGAACAAAATGTATCATAAtccctttttttccacagaGCTTATTTCCTGCACTAATCCTAATCGGTGTCCTGCACTAGAGTTGagggaaaatatgaaaaaggctACAGGGAattgggaaagagagagaagaggaacttCAGCATCTTTTCAGTTTTACTTCAACAGTCATAGAAATCCATTATACCCCAAAAGTCACAGCGACTTATTCCATCTTCTGCAGTAGCCTCAAtaacccagaatgcactgcGAGCACAAAAACCTTAGTGCTTATCTGAGGGCTCTGTAAGGCATTGTGGAATATGTAGGAAATCACAAGTAAAGGAGACACTTTATGGAACCACGACCACAAGAAGGAACATACGTTTCAGCCTGATGACAGTGAGAGTATTTTAAAGGTGGATCTCTGGTTGTCTTTCAGTGTGCGTGTACAAGACTTACTATATATTTGGAGCAATGTAATGGATCTTGGTGCACATCTTGTCAGCCACTACTTCACTGGATGTGGCTCTTGTGTCTGCTCCCAGAACCACTCCATCCTGCACCCACACAGACCCAGTGGGAAGTGTGTTACTCTAATTGTTACACAATGATTCACTTTGGTTCACACTAGAACGAGGCCTTTATACCTCAGGGGGCCCCTGGAGCTAAACAGGCCCCAGCAGTGCTGTGAGACATTGGGCAGATCCCCTCActgtgtttatgtatttatcaTCATAGTTGTGAACTGATCAGTTATGCAGTGatgaaaggaaaatgaaatagtGTGGTACACTTTGATGAACAGTGTTAAAGAATAAAACTCAGGCTTTATGGACTAAACGTTccacttctttcccttttcatacACATGCAGATTTACACAGGTTTGTGTACTCGCCTTGAACACCACTCCCGCGATGGTGGTGCCTGTTTTCACAGGTTTAGGTACCTGTCCATCAAACAGAGCCTCGAACTCAGCATTCCTACAGGGAGGGAGATACTTATGAATGGATGTAATATCTATAATAACCAAGTTGTTTCATTGATCAACGTGACAAACAAACAGGGGAAAGTTACTTTCACTTTGGATCTCGAATGGATCTGAAAGCTTCATTGGTTTTCTACATCTAAACCGACACCAAGTGGTGCCTAGAAGAGCCAAACAGAAGCTCCTACCTGGCTGCGTGGTCGAAGTTAAACCCCGCTGCAGGAGCTTGGAGGACATTGGATAGCGCCATATGGATCCTGGACTGCGGCTCTTCTGCGCGTCTCGATGCGCCTGAGGTCGCTGTTTGGAGCGtcgcctccttcttctctttcgcTTTTGCTGTGAAAATGGAGAAACGCAGCGTGGACTCACGGGTCAAAGGAGTCAGCACAGGGGTGAGTACATCGGGACCGGCTCCTTAGTGTCATCGGAGAACCTGCTGAAGGATCAAATGATCGATCAGTGATTCTGCGCATAAACAGGTGAGACTAGAAGTTACCTGAAAGGAAGAGAAACACTACGAGGACCGGAGCTGTCGCGTGTTTTAATGTCCCACGTGTTTGCACGTTAGTCCTGAATGAGTCACATCTTTACAACATCTTTTAGAACTGAACACACAAAGAAGCGACAAGCTACACGTTTATTTTCGTTTGTTAAAAATCCTTCCAGAGACTCTAAATCCCATGATGCATAGCGCTGCTCAGAGTGGCTGACATGGACACGGAAGCCAGGAGTCAAattcaaatgacaaatttacctttagagggctttacagtctgtacacatgcaacatcctctgtccagaaaccctcacatcggcacagaaaaactccccaaaatatgaaaaaactcTTCaataggaaaaaaagggaagaaaccttagggagaacgtcagaggagggatccctctcccgggatggacagagtgcagtggatgtcatgtgtacagaatcaacaatgtaaaaatgtacaatacattgaatttctctaacagaaatgatacaagtaattacaAGTaacagaacaagtgtacggcaggaccactgcagggacaaccaccatcagatagaaccaccatccacagaggcttctgtggggagggagagcaaaaagatgttggtttatgatgacagtaatatgaatcatatttaaagtaatggtgatggcagcagcaggtgtcagcagagccatgccaggagtcagaaccaggttCTGCACGAAACTATggtccacggagacctgctaggcgagaaagcgcaaaaaactcccggaaagaagcttaattagtgatgtacattaataaaacatggatgattgtggagggagagagtgtgagagtgagagagatgctcggtgtgtcctaagaagtcctccggcagtctaagcctagagcagcttaactaagggctggtccaggctaacctgagccagccctaactataagcaatatcaaagaggaacgttttaagctttatattaaatgaactgaccgagtctgcccctcggactgaaagtggaagctggttccacaaaagaggagcttgataactgaaggctctggcccccatcctactttttagaactttaggaaccacaagtagcccagcatctacggagcgtagatgccttgtaggacaatacggtgtaacaagctctttaagataagacggtgcctcaccagcaagtacCTTTTAGGTGAgtagaagtaccttaaattctattcttgatttaacaggaagccagtgcagagaagttaatacaggagttatatgatcccatttcttagtatttgttaatacacgtgctgcagcattctgaatcaactggagaggttcaATAGAtatacaagagcagcctgataacaaataattacagtaatccagtctagaagtaacacatgcatgaactagtttttctgcatcactttgagacaggaagttatATATGaaagttgaaggacatatcccgGTCGAAGAAAACtctttctgacggtgctgttggataccagagcaattccatccatagagactggaTCACGCGACAGCTGACTTTGAAGGCTCTCTGGGCCTATTatgataacttctgttttttccgagtttaacatcatgaagttgcaggtcatccaagttttgatgttaacaagacaatcctgaagtctaacatgctggttggtgtcttctggcttgatcaatagatacagttgagtatcatctgcataacaatggaagtttatgcggtgttttctgataacgtcgcacAAAGggagcatgtacagggtaaatagaatcggtccaagcacagaacctgtCACGTCCGTGTTATGTCTCCTGCTGTGTTTGGCTTGATGTAACTACTTATTCATTACTTGCATGTGAgaacatatcccccccccctctctcccccagaCCACCATCCTGGCTGCCACGTTTGATGGAGGGGTTGTGATTGGTTCAGATTCCAGGGCTTCCATTGGAGGGTAAGGGTGCTGGGAAGATACATGAAGATGCCTCCATTGTTAAACCGATTAGTAAGAAACAGAAATGTCCCTGTGACTGTGGTGGATCCAAGCCACTTCATCACAtacattcctctctctctttagggATGACGTGTCATCTAAGACCATCAACAAGGTGGTCCAGGTTCATGACCAGATCTTCTGCTGCATGGCCGGCTCGCTAGC
This genomic interval from Pungitius pungitius chromosome 17, fPunPun2.1, whole genome shotgun sequence contains the following:
- the LOC134107065 gene encoding proteasome subunit beta type-7-like; translated protein: MALSNVLQAPAAGFNFDHAARNAEFEALFDGQVPKPVKTGTTIAGVVFKDGVVLGADTRATSSEVVADKMCTKIHYIAPNI